Proteins encoded in a region of the Ailuropoda melanoleuca isolate Jingjing unplaced genomic scaffold, ASM200744v2 unplaced-scaffold4993, whole genome shotgun sequence genome:
- the LOC117799458 gene encoding LOW QUALITY PROTEIN: cationic amino acid transporter 3-like (The sequence of the model RefSeq protein was modified relative to this genomic sequence to represent the inferred CDS: deleted 1 base in 1 codon) gives MLHQALRRLGRKLVRRRPLEEKVFQFETDIKLRTLDLVALGVGRTVGVGVYFLANEVASNQAGPSIVICFLVAGLTSLLAGLCYAEFSVRVPHSGSAYLYSFVTVGELWAFITGWNLILSFVVDAFVLIQAWSLPFDILTGTRISETLHESISEQVPQFFADNVNYFFVLFLFLFMEVQYVDDRGLFRIFEVFTLVKLLVLSFVIISGFIKGDLHNWNLTEEDYIQAGLNDTSSLXHLSLGPLGSGGFMPFGFQGLLRGSASCFYTFIGFSVIVTRVKESHNPQRSIPMAIVVSLLICFLVYFGVSAALTLMVPYYQLRPGSTLPEIFLHIGWAPAYYVVVIVIFCNVFVYASWSFTFPIRMVIYMMAEDRLLFPVLARIYTGTYASIVATVIFVTIAAIMVFFFGLTDLLDLRSIGTLVSYSLVAFCVLIIRYQPERRKEENEEALQGENEGNEAQLREENGPAAEKLTLQGLFFPGSPTPTPLSGRVVYVCSSLLALLLTLLCLVLALAHWPGLLSGDPGPITVVVLLLALITGVTGVIWRQPQSSTPLPFKVPALPLLPLLSIFVNVSLMMQMTAATWLRFGVWMLIGFAIGYGIQQACSLNRT, from the exons ATGCTGCATCAGGCACTTCGCAGACTTGGTCGAAAGCTGGTACGCAGACGTCCGCTGGAGGAAAAAGTGTTTCAGTTTGAAACTGACATAAAACTGCGCACTCTGGATTTAGTGGCCCTGGGTGTGGGCCGCACCGTGGGTGTTGGTGTGTATTTCCTGGCTAATGAGGTGGCCAGTAATCAAGCAGGACCATCCATTGTGATCTGCTTTTTGGTGGCCGGCCTGACTTCCTTGCTGGCTGGGCTGTGCTATGCAGAGTTTAGTGTCCGGGTTCCCCATTCTGGGTCTGCATATCTCTACAGCTTTGTCACTGTAGGTGAACTCTGGGCTTTCATCACTGGCTGGAACCTGATCCTCTCCTTTGTTGTCGATGCATTCGTTTTGATCCAGGCCTGGTCCTTACCTTTCGACATCCTGACTGGGACCCGGATCTCTGAGACCCTGCATGAGAGCATCTCAGAGCAAGTTCCCCAATTCTTTGCAGACAATGTGAACTACTTTTTtgtcctctttctgtttctcttcatggAAGTTCAATATGTGGATGATCGTGGACTCTTCAGAATTTTCGAAGTGTTCACATTGGTGAAGCTTTTGGTTCTCAGTTTTGTCATCATCTCTGGCTTCATTAAGGGGGACCTGCACAACTGGAATCTCACAGAAGAGGACTACATACAGGCTGGACTCAATGACACCTCTAGCTTGCNACACCTCTCG TTGGGCCCTCTGGGCTCTGGAGGATTCATGCCTTTTGGCTTCCAGGGGCTTCTCCGAGGATCAGCTTCCTGTTTCTATACATTTATAGGTTTCAGCGTTATTGTTACCAGAGTCAAAGAATCGCACAATCCCCAGCGTTCCATCCCCATGGCCATTGTGGTTTCACTGCTCATCTGCTTTTTGGTGTATTTCGGTGTCTCTGCGGCACTTACACTCATGGTGCCTTACTACCAGCTTCGACCTGGGAGCACCTTGCCTGAGATATTTCTCCATATTGGCTGGGCCCCTGCCTACTATGTTGTAGTTATTGTaatattttgtaatgtttttgtctaCGCCTCCTGGAGCTTTACATTCCCCATACGTATGGTGATATACATGATGGCAGAGGATCGCCTCCTGTTCCCTGTTCTTGCCAGGATCTATACTGGCACATATGCCTCTATTGTAGCCACTGTGATCTTCGTCACTATCGCAGCAATCATGGTATTCTTCTTTGGACTCACTGATCTTCTGGACCTGAGGTCAATTGGGACCCTGGTATCTTATTCCCTGGTAGCTTTTTGTGTTCTCATCATCAGGTATCAGCccgagaggaggaaggaggaaaatgaagaagcGCTGCAGGGGGAGAATGAGGGAAATGAAGCGCAGCTGCGGGAAGAGAATGGACCTGCAGCAGAGAAGCTGACTCTACAGGGACTATTTTTTCCAGGCAGCCCTACCCCCACTCCACTCTCTGGCCGGGTTGTCTATGTTTGCTCCTCACTGCTTGCTCTGCTGCTGACTCTCCTCTGCCTGGTGCTGGCCCTGGCCCACTGGCCAGGTCTGCTTTCTGGAGACCCAGGGCCGATCACAGTGGTCGTGCTGCTCCTGGCGCTCATCACTGGGGTCACTGGGGTCATCTGGAGACAGCCACAGAGctccactccccttccctttaaggtccctgctctgcctctcctcccactcctgagCATCTTTGTGAATGTCTCCCTTATGATGCAGATGACAGCTGCCACCTGGCTGAGATTTGGTGTCTGGATGCTGATTGGGTTTGCTATCGGCTATGGGATCCAGCAAGCCTGTTCGCTTAACCGCACATAA